From the genome of Papaver somniferum cultivar HN1 chromosome 2, ASM357369v1, whole genome shotgun sequence, one region includes:
- the LOC113353956 gene encoding cytochrome P450 76A2-like — MKKATRACKNIVDGFAEERRSADVLRNNNEEKDYWDLLMDFQGIGKDEPRKLSRGQINWFITEILISGTDTVTTSVEWAMTEVMRNPEVMRKAKDEIAQVVGYNRNIEESDIESLPYVDAVIKEALRLHPPSPLLIPRTTVEDTEFMGYIIPKDTAVLVNVWGIGRDSSLWDDPFSFNPERFLGNPTDYRGQHYEYLPFGAGRRMCPALPMAHQILHIVVGSLLQSFDWTLENGVTPESIDMDEKQDMALKKSTPLRIIPRAPALAV; from the exons ATGAAGAAGGCTACGCGtgcatgtaaaaacattgttgatGGCTTTGCGGAGGAGCGGAGAAGCGCCGATGTTTTACGCAATAACAACGAGGAGAAGGATTATTGGGATTTGTTGATGGACTTCCAAGGTATTGGAAAAGATGAACCAAGGAAACTGTCACGCGGACAAATTAATTGGTTTATAACG GAAATCTTAATCTCTGGAACCGACACAGTAACCACTTCCGTGGAATGGGCAATGACAGAAGTTATGCGCAATCCAGAGGTAATGAGGAAGGCCAAAGATGAGATTGCGCAGGTTGTTGGTTATAATAGAAATATTGAAGAAAGTGATATCGAAAGTTTACCTTATGTAGATGCGGTGATTAAAGAAGCACTGAGATTGCATCCACCGTCTCCTCTGCTAATACCACGCACTACTGTTGAAGACACAGAATTCATGGGGTATATTATACCTAAAGACACAGCAGTGTTGGTTAATGTTTGGGGTATTGGAAGGGATTCATCTTTATGGGATGATCCATTCTCGTTCAATCCAGAGCGGTTCTTAGGAAATCCTACGGATTACCGCGGACAACATTATGAATATTTACCGTTTGGAGCTGGAAGACGCATGTGTCCTGCACTCCCCATGGCGCACCAGATTCTTCACATTGTGGTTGGGTCATTGCTCCAATCTTTTGATTGGACACTTGAAAATGGCGTCACTCCTGAATCTATCGACATGGATGAAAAACAAGACATGGCATTGAAGAAGTCCACTCCTTTAAGAATAATACCAAGAGCACCTGCTCTTGCAGTGTGA